One part of the Ochotona princeps isolate mOchPri1 chromosome 3, mOchPri1.hap1, whole genome shotgun sequence genome encodes these proteins:
- the LOC101531025 gene encoding WD repeat and SOCS box-containing protein 1-like, producing MASFSPRVNEKKIVRSRTIGELLAPAAPFDKKCGGENWTVAFAPDGSYFAWSQGHRTVKLVPWSQCLKNFLLHGTKNVTNPSSVRLSRQNSDGSQKNKPREHIIDCGDIAWSLAFGSSVPEKQSRCVNIEWHRFRFGQDQLLLATGLSNGRIKIWDVYTGKLLLNLVDHTEVVRDLTFAPDGSLILVSASRDKTFRVWDLKDDGNIMKVLRGHQNWVYNCAFSPDSSMLCSVGASKAVFLWNMDTYTMIRKLEGHYHDVVACDFFPDGALLATASYDTRVYIWDPYIGEILMEFGHLFPPPTPIFAGGANDRWVRSVSFSHDGLHIASLADDKMVRFWRIDEDHPVQVAPLNNGLCCAFSTDGSVLAAGTQDGSVYFWATPRQVPSLQHLCRMSARRVMSTHEVQELPIPLKVLEFLSYQS from the coding sequence ATGGCCAGCTTTTCCCCGAGGGTCAACGAGAAAAAGATCGTGAGATCACGTACTATAGGCGAACTTTTAGCTCCAGCAGCGCCTTTTGACAAGAAATGTGGTGGTGAGAACTGGACTGTTGCTTTTGCTCCAGATGGTTCGTACTTTGCTTGGTCACAAGGACATCGTACAGTAAAGCTTGTTCCTTGGTCCCAGTGCCTGAAGAACTTTCTCCTGCATGGCACCAAGAATGTTACCAATCCAAGCAGTGTAAGATTGTCAAGACAAAATAGTGATGGTAGTCAGAAAAACAAGCCTCGTGAGCATATTATAGACTGTGGAGATATAGCCTGGAGTCTTGCTTTTGGGTCTTCAGTTCCAGAAAAACAGAGTCGCTGTGTAAACATAGAATGGCATCGGTTCAGATTTGGGCAAGATCAGCTACTCCTTGCTACAGGGTTAAGCAATGGACGTATCAAGATATGGGATGTATATACAGGAAAACTCCTCCTTAACTTGGTTGATCATACTGAAGTGGTCAGAGATTTAACTTTTGCTCCAGATGGGAGCTTAATCTTAGTGTCAGCTTCGAGAGACAAAACTTTCAGAGTGTGGGACCTGAAAGATGATGGAAACATAATGAAAGTGTTGAGGGGACATCAGAACTGGGTGTACAACTGTGCATTTTCTCCGGACTCTTCTATGCTGTGTTCAGTTGGAGCCAGTAAAGCAGTTTTTCTTTGGAATATGGATACATATACCATGATACGGAAACTAGAAGGACATTACCATGATGTTGtagcttgtgatttttttcctgatgGAGCATTGCTGGCTACGGCATCTTATGATACTCGAGTGTATATCTGGGATCCTTATATTGGAGAAATTCTGATGGAATTTGGGCACCTGTTTCCCCCTCCCACTCCAATATTTGCTGGAGGAGCAAATGACCGATGGGTGCGATCTGTGTCTTTTAGTCATGATGGACTGCATATTGCAAGCCTTGCTGATGACAAAATGGTGAGGTTCTGGCGAATTGATGAAGATCATCCAGTTCAAGTTGCCCCTTTGAACAATGGTCTTTGTTGTGCCTTTTCTACTGATGGCAGTGTTTTAGCTGCTGGGACACAGGATGGAAGTGTGTATTTCTGGGCCACTCCCAGGCAGGTCCCTAGCCTTCAACATTTGTGTCGCATGTCAGCCCGAAGAGTGATGTCCACTCATGAAGTCCAGGAGCTGCCCATTCCTCTCAAAGTTCTGGAGTTTCTCTCCTATCAGAGTTAG